A window of Bacillota bacterium genomic DNA:
CGACAGTTGCATACGAAAGATTAACCAGGGGCGCAGATATATAGAGGGGGTCAATAGAGTTGTCTGGGTGGTTGTACCTGGTGGCTGTCGCCATCTACCTGGTGTTTTTTGGGCTGTTTGTAAGATTCTTCATCTGGAAACGACATGCGGAGCAGACTTATTGGCGCAGGCGACCGGCCCTCGACCTGGAGGTGCTTAACCGGGAAGCGTCCCGCCGGGGGAAAGAATTACCCTTCGTCAGCGTGCTCATACCTGCGCGCAACGAGGCGGACGTGATTGGTCGCACCATCGATCACATGTGCCGCCTGATCTACCCCCCTTCCCGGTATGAGGTGGTGGTAATAACAGATGAGAAGGAAAGGCTGGCCCGGGATGAAATGCGGGAGCGCGCCATATGCGCGGCCCTGGCCAGCCTGAAGGGGGAGACCGACGGAGGGCAGGGTCGCATGCTGGTGCTCGCGTTGCTCGCACGCCTCGCCCAGGAGCACTGGCAGCCGGGGACTCGTTTGGGCCGCGCCCTGGGCTGGCAGCCGGCCGTCCGCCTGGATCCCCGGGAAGAAAGGGGACTGGTGCGGGAGATGGCCTGGACCATACTCCAGCACCGGGGGGCAGCCCGGCCGGGGCAGCTGATGTTCCTGGTGAGGCGAGCGTTTAACGGGTCGGGGCCCGAGGTGGCGCGGCGAGCTTATCCCCTATACCTGGCGGCAACGCTGCCCGTGGTGCTGGCATACCTGCACCTCACTCGCCAGGCCGTGCGCCCGGTCTGGCTGCGTCTTTCCCACACTGTGCTTCCGCTGGAGGGTGCCACTTCCCCCGACGTGGTGCTGTCCCTGGCTGCAGGGGTGGCCCGCGGACTGGTGCGGCAGCTGGTGGCATGCCGGCGGTCGGGCTCCCTGGCCGCGGTATTGGAGGATGTATTCCCAGAGTGTTTCCCCACCACTCAGGACGTGGTCCAGGTCCGCGTGGCTGCCCTGGCCGGCCGGGAGGTGCCCAGGGTGAGACAGGTGGAGGTGCCGTACGATTTCGACGGATCCTTGGGAGGCCGGTGCACGGGACACCTGGTTCCCTCCACCAAAGGCAGGGCGCTGAACTACGCTCTTTCCTTCCTGGATCCTGCCACTGTCATGTGTGCCTTTTATGATGCTGAAAGCCGTCCCGACCCCCGGGTGCTCATGTACGTGGCGTACCGTTGGCTTACCGAGGAGCGCCCCCCGGCCATCTTCCAGGGCCCGGTGTTCCAGGTACGGAACTTCTATCAGATGGGCCCGGTGTGCAAGGTGGCCGCCCTCTACCAGGCTGTGGCCCACGACTGGTACCTGCCCGTGCTGTTCCGCCGCCTTCCCTTCGTGGGGGGGACAAACCTGGTGGTGGATCGCCACCTGCTGGAATCAATCGGGGGATTCGACCCCTCCTGCCTGACGGAAGACCTGGAACTGGGGGTGCGTGC
This region includes:
- a CDS encoding glycosyltransferase, with translation MSGWLYLVAVAIYLVFFGLFVRFFIWKRHAEQTYWRRRPALDLEVLNREASRRGKELPFVSVLIPARNEADVIGRTIDHMCRLIYPPSRYEVVVITDEKERLARDEMRERAICAALASLKGETDGGQGRMLVLALLARLAQEHWQPGTRLGRALGWQPAVRLDPREERGLVREMAWTILQHRGAARPGQLMFLVRRAFNGSGPEVARRAYPLYLAATLPVVLAYLHLTRQAVRPVWLRLSHTVLPLEGATSPDVVLSLAAGVARGLVRQLVACRRSGSLAAVLEDVFPECFPTTQDVVQVRVAALAGREVPRVRQVEVPYDFDGSLGGRCTGHLVPSTKGRALNYALSFLDPATVMCAFYDAESRPDPRVLMYVAYRWLTEERPPAIFQGPVFQVRNFYQMGPVCKVAALYQAVAHDWYLPVLFRRLPFVGGTNLVVDRHLLESIGGFDPSCLTEDLELGVRAYLEAGVWPVYLPYASSEQTPPTVRAFFRQRLRWGTGHLLVMDKVRSDRHYDREKKEKLLRTLFLKGQVEWTLYQAATFVPPLFLMLFLTGYVDVTVVPAAVRHMLNVMSLVYVGFTFYTYRRYSPYLDTWCRPRHWAAQVWVWLQLLILPLAAFLFPTPYATALVLKKLGRHPRTWTKTPRTRE